The genomic window GGCGGGGAAGAGCGTCGTCTGGAGGCTCAGGGAGATGAGGATGAGCTTGGTGACGAGCTCGTAGGGCGTGACGTAGAACGCCACCTCCTGCAACGTCAGGAAGGCTCCGATGAAGAAGCGGTCCATGTAGCTCATGAGGGGCGAGACGACGTTGCTCACGGTGAGCCAGGCCCCGAACCTCAGGAGCTCCGCCACGTGGCGGGCCTCGGGGCGGACGGGGCGCCGCAACCCGGGCAGGGAGCCGAGGCAGCACGCCAGGTGGGCAAGAAGGACGGCGGCGCGCCCGGCGACGAGGAGACCTACGACGGGGACCAGGGACTCGGTGAAGGGCAGCGCGGCCAGGGGCAGGAGGAAGTTGGCCGCGTTCGCCGGAATCTTGATGGCGTTTACCAGTCCGAAGCGCTGTTGGCCCTCAAGGACCCCCCGAAGGCCCGTCGTGACGAGCACGAGGGGCACGCACAGGGCCACCAGGTAGAAGGAAGCCGTGGTCTCACCGACGAGCGCCGGGGGGATGTTCAGCACCCGGTTCACGAGCGCGGGGGTGAGGGCGGCCGCCGCGGCCCCCCCCAGGGCGCCCAGGGCGAGCATCAGGTAGAGCGACGTCCACACCAGGGCCGGCAGCTCCTGCTGCTGCCCCCGGGCGAGGCGCTCCGCGACGAACTTCGTCAGTGCCCGGCCGATGCCCAGGTCGAAGAGGGAGAAGTAGCCGACCACCATCCACGCCAGGGTGAGCACGCCGAACCGCTCGGTGCCGATGCCCTTCACGAGCAGCGGGATGGCCACGAGGGCGACGAGCATCGGTGCGCCGTTGCCCACGAGGTTGAGCACCGTGTTGCGGGCGACGGGAGGGTCGGGGGCAGGCGGCAGGGGACGGGTCGGCGTGTCTGGGCTCATTCCTCGCGCCACCTCCCCCAAGGAGCGCCCGCCGGTGGCGTGGGTGTAAACGCGCGAAGGGCCCCGGCGGC from Thermodesulfobacteriota bacterium includes these protein-coding regions:
- a CDS encoding flippase, yielding RRGPSRVYTHATGGRSLGEVARGMSPDTPTRPLPPAPDPPVARNTVLNLVGNGAPMLVALVAIPLLVKGIGTERFGVLTLAWMVVGYFSLFDLGIGRALTKFVAERLARGQQQELPALVWTSLYLMLALGALGGAAAAALTPALVNRVLNIPPALVGETTASFYLVALCVPLVLVTTGLRGVLEGQQRFGLVNAIKIPANAANFLLPLAALPFTESLVPVVGLLVAGRAAVLLAHLACCLGSLPGLRRPVRPEARHVAELLRFGAWLTVSNVVSPLMSYMDRFFIGAFLTLQEVAFYVTPYELVTKLILISLSLQTTLFPAFTSYAATGEDRLRALHGRALVFTLMVYTPVVSAVVVLAEPFLALWLGGEFPLRSAAVMQLLAVGVLVNAVGSVPYSAIQAMGRADLTAKVHLLQVPAYVAMLLLFTRSLGIEGAALAWTLRLVLDTAVWLWLARTLLRTERAAGRVAHTVGAVGGALAAAGAAAALPGLPWKLGALFFLVAGTCAVSWRYGLTGAERAWLKTAAARWRPARRTLGARKGGGTAP